The Bacillus carboniphilus genome contains a region encoding:
- a CDS encoding electron transfer flavoprotein subunit alpha/FixB family protein produces MSRKVLVLGEVRDGALRNVSFEAIAAAKTIAEGGEVVGVLLGSSVSALGEELIQYGADRVVVVEDEKLTQYTSDGFSQAFMAVYDQEKPEGIVIGHTALGKDLSPRIAGKLQNGLVSDVTAIEAVGGNLVFTRPIYSGKAFEKKIVTDGVVFITIRPNNIDALEKDDSRSGDVSSVTAEIKDLRTIIKEVVRKASEGVDLSEAKVVIAGGRGVKSEEGFAPLKELADVLGGAVGASRGACDADYCDYSLQIGQTGKVVTPDLYIACGISGAIQHLAGMSNSKVIVAINKDPEANIFKVADYGIVGDLFEVVPMLTEEFKKLKINA; encoded by the coding sequence ATGTCTAGAAAAGTATTAGTACTTGGGGAAGTTAGAGACGGAGCACTTCGTAATGTATCTTTCGAAGCTATTGCTGCAGCTAAAACCATTGCAGAGGGCGGAGAAGTTGTCGGTGTTTTACTTGGAAGTTCTGTAAGCGCTTTAGGTGAAGAGCTTATTCAGTATGGGGCAGATCGAGTCGTCGTGGTAGAAGACGAAAAGCTTACTCAATATACTTCAGATGGATTTAGCCAAGCATTCATGGCAGTATATGACCAGGAAAAACCTGAGGGAATCGTGATAGGACATACGGCCTTAGGTAAAGATTTGTCACCTCGAATTGCTGGGAAACTTCAGAATGGTCTCGTTTCTGATGTGACGGCTATTGAAGCTGTAGGTGGGAATTTAGTATTTACTCGTCCAATCTATTCGGGGAAAGCATTTGAAAAGAAAATTGTAACAGATGGAGTCGTATTTATTACAATTCGTCCAAACAATATTGATGCGTTAGAAAAAGACGATTCAAGATCAGGCGATGTAAGCTCCGTTACAGCTGAAATTAAAGATTTGCGCACGATAATTAAAGAAGTTGTGCGAAAAGCAAGCGAAGGTGTTGACCTCTCTGAAGCAAAAGTAGTAATTGCGGGTGGCCGTGGAGTAAAAAGTGAGGAAGGCTTTGCCCCACTTAAAGAATTAGCCGATGTATTAGGCGGTGCAGTAGGAGCTTCTCGTGGAGCTTGTGATGCTGATTACTGTGACTATTCACTACAGATTGGTCAAACTGGTAAAGTGGTAACCCCAGACCTATACATTGCTTGTGGAATCTCAGGTGCTATTCAGCATCTAGCTGGAATGTCTAACTCAAAGGTTATTGTTGCCATCAACAAAGACCCTGAAGCAAACATTTTTAAAGTAGCAGATTACGGAATTGTAGGAGACTTATTTGAAGTCGTTCCTATGTTAACAGAAGAGTTTAAGAAGCTAAAAATTAACGCTTAA
- a CDS encoding M15 family metallopeptidase gives MKNKWLMIIGLSVLISGCQALDDTVQDDVPDETENEVEQNLNEQPNVPEDEETEKTPEDKPEIEEPVDEDTDSGQGSNTESPDDSETNVGEEEDDQSTAEQPVIPTVADPTSITVMVNKSAKLPDGYRPADLVRPDVPFAFGNQQLEKALLRKEAALALENMFAAAKVDGITLVAASGFRSYETQSMLFENEVKQFGYEKASMAVAYPGTSEHQTGLTMDITAASVNHILTEQLGQKPEGKWLEKNAHQFGFILRYPLGKESITGYQYEPWHFRYVGVQIATEIFEKQLTLEEYYQQKEGI, from the coding sequence ATGAAGAACAAATGGTTAATGATTATTGGATTAAGTGTACTTATCAGTGGTTGTCAAGCTTTAGACGACACTGTTCAAGATGATGTTCCCGATGAAACGGAAAATGAAGTTGAGCAAAATTTGAATGAACAACCAAACGTACCAGAAGATGAAGAAACTGAAAAAACACCTGAAGATAAGCCTGAAATAGAAGAGCCTGTCGATGAAGATACCGATTCCGGACAAGGCAGCAATACAGAATCACCAGATGATTCTGAAACAAATGTAGGTGAGGAAGAAGACGATCAATCAACAGCAGAACAACCAGTTATTCCGACCGTAGCTGATCCTACATCCATAACAGTAATGGTGAACAAATCCGCAAAACTACCAGACGGGTATCGACCAGCTGATTTAGTTAGACCAGATGTTCCATTTGCTTTCGGTAACCAACAACTAGAAAAAGCACTTCTTAGAAAAGAAGCTGCACTTGCACTGGAAAATATGTTTGCTGCTGCTAAAGTCGATGGAATCACTCTCGTTGCGGCTTCCGGATTTCGCTCCTATGAGACTCAATCGATGTTGTTTGAAAATGAAGTAAAGCAATTTGGCTATGAAAAAGCCAGTATGGCGGTTGCATATCCCGGTACAAGTGAACACCAAACTGGCCTAACGATGGATATAACAGCTGCTAGTGTAAACCACATACTTACTGAACAACTTGGACAAAAGCCTGAGGGAAAATGGTTAGAGAAAAACGCCCATCAGTTTGGCTTTATTCTTCGTTACCCATTGGGTAAAGAAAGTATTACAGGTTACCAATACGAACCATGGCACTTCCGCTATGTAGGGGTTCAGATTGCAACAGAAATATTTGAAAAGCAACTTACATTAGAAGAATATTATCAACAAAAAGAAGGAATCTAA
- a CDS encoding MATE family efflux transporter, translating to MKQHDFTSGNIIKQLLFFSTPILLTNLLQVSYQFIDSLWVGNLLGANALGAISVSSTVIFTILSFIIGINNATLTILSQQKGKDDDEGLKRYLNAFVVILTILALLLGIIGFLFAESILTLLGTPQAMITEATVYLKINFMGILFLFGYNFIGTVLRAMGDSKTPLYFVLIAVILNTILDPILMTGLNLGIQGAAYATILSQGCAFLFGIIFVIRRQLIPFTLPTTPTKSEVGLILNLGIPSGLQMTVISAGVMAIMSVVTSFGENVVAGFGAAQRIDSIIMLPAMALGTAVNSMAGQNIGANQMSRVYKIALYGALYNFTIMIIIASLMFLFAEYSIKLFIQESGSVNFGTEYLRAIAFFYPFLGLNFILNGIVRAAGAMFQVLVLNVISFWVLRYPLTYLCSKWWGDDGIAYGMGISFVISSIIAFLYFQYGKWKEKELFQNQN from the coding sequence ATGAAGCAACACGATTTTACGAGCGGCAATATTATAAAACAGTTGCTCTTTTTTTCGACCCCCATATTACTGACTAATTTATTACAAGTATCTTACCAATTCATTGATAGCCTGTGGGTAGGGAACCTATTAGGGGCGAACGCACTTGGTGCCATTTCCGTATCCAGTACAGTCATCTTTACGATTTTGTCGTTTATCATCGGGATCAACAATGCAACGTTAACCATTTTATCTCAGCAAAAAGGAAAAGATGATGATGAGGGGCTAAAGCGGTACCTGAATGCTTTTGTGGTCATTCTTACTATATTGGCTTTATTGCTCGGGATTATAGGATTCTTGTTTGCTGAATCCATATTAACTCTATTAGGAACTCCTCAAGCGATGATAACCGAGGCAACTGTATACTTGAAAATTAACTTCATGGGTATCTTGTTTTTATTTGGTTATAACTTTATTGGAACCGTTCTAAGAGCAATGGGGGATAGTAAAACACCCCTTTATTTTGTACTAATCGCAGTTATTCTAAATACCATTTTAGATCCTATCTTAATGACAGGATTGAATTTGGGAATACAAGGTGCTGCATATGCAACGATTCTTTCCCAAGGTTGCGCTTTCTTGTTTGGTATCATATTTGTGATTAGACGTCAGCTTATTCCTTTTACCTTACCAACTACTCCAACAAAAAGTGAAGTGGGGTTAATTTTAAATTTAGGAATTCCCTCTGGCCTGCAAATGACGGTTATATCTGCAGGGGTAATGGCGATTATGAGTGTTGTCACTTCATTTGGGGAAAATGTTGTGGCTGGCTTTGGTGCTGCTCAGCGTATTGATAGTATTATTATGCTTCCAGCTATGGCATTAGGAACAGCGGTCAATAGTATGGCTGGCCAAAATATAGGTGCCAATCAAATGAGCCGTGTCTATAAAATCGCTCTGTACGGCGCACTTTACAATTTTACAATTATGATTATAATCGCTTCTCTCATGTTCTTGTTTGCTGAGTACAGTATTAAATTGTTTATACAAGAATCTGGTTCAGTTAATTTTGGAACAGAATATTTGAGAGCGATTGCCTTTTTCTATCCGTTTCTTGGATTGAACTTTATCTTAAATGGAATTGTTCGGGCTGCGGGGGCTATGTTTCAGGTCTTGGTGTTGAACGTAATATCTTTTTGGGTCTTAAGATATCCTCTTACCTATCTCTGTTCAAAGTGGTGGGGGGATGATGGGATTGCATATGGCATGGGAATTAGCTTTGTTATAAGCAGTATCATTGCGTTTCTATATTTCCAATACGGAAAGTGGAAGGAAAAAGAGTTGTTTCAAAATCAAAACTAA
- the trxA gene encoding thioredoxin: MAITNVTDQNFKQETADGLVLADFWAPWCGPCKMIAPVLEELDAEMGDKVKIVKLDVDENQETAGNYGVMSIPTLIVFKDGEVVDKVIGFQPKEALQEVLQKHA; encoded by the coding sequence ATGGCAATTACAAATGTAACGGATCAAAACTTTAAACAAGAAACAGCTGACGGCTTAGTTCTTGCTGACTTCTGGGCACCTTGGTGTGGACCTTGTAAAATGATTGCTCCAGTTCTAGAAGAGCTTGACGCTGAAATGGGCGACAAAGTTAAAATTGTTAAACTTGATGTAGATGAAAATCAAGAAACAGCCGGAAACTACGGTGTTATGAGTATTCCTACTTTAATCGTATTTAAAGACGGTGAAGTAGTAGATAAAGTAATTGGTTTCCAACCGAAAGAAGCTCTACAAGAGGTTCTTCAAAAACACGCTTAA